A region of Campylobacter suis DNA encodes the following proteins:
- a CDS encoding cyclophilin-like fold protein — protein MKIILKNINGEFDAMLDDTPAAREFAKLLPLKLDLKDYAKKEKYDKLSQKLDISHEPKGTDGKIGELSYFAPWGNFVIYYGYQGYYEGIVRLGEILNITEIDQIAVDGEVIIDRANK, from the coding sequence ATGAAAATTATCTTAAAAAATATAAATGGCGAATTTGATGCTATGCTTGATGATACGCCCGCGGCAAGGGAGTTTGCAAAGCTCTTGCCACTAAAGCTAGATCTAAAAGACTACGCTAAAAAAGAAAAATATGACAAACTCTCACAAAAGCTTGATATAAGCCATGAGCCAAAAGGAACAGATGGAAAAATCGGCGAGCTTAGCTATTTTGCACCGTGGGGAAATTTTGTGATTTATTATGGCTATCAAGGATATTATGAGGGTATAGTAAGGCTTGGTGAGATCCTAAATATCACCGAAATAGATCAAATCGCGGTTGATGGTGAAGTGATTATAGATAGGGCAAATAAATAA
- a CDS encoding motility associated factor glycosyltransferase family protein produces the protein MSKKKSEKQQAQNLQSVQNPIFAKNLQALFQQDEALAVRLFSMEGNEKFDVFMGKDPVDINIINKENFKYIYEKPVSDVHNMLDSTEKEYKRYPIMYFYGLGNGIFYKGLLYNDSHKRIIVIEPELEIIYIVLNLLDLSKELASERLILFYSENVTFSQLYFLIAKKDISPFIKLYDMHIHSYFYDDYGDDYERINRYFTEAFVQYAASCGNSIDDNLQGIEQNLINVVHMITNYPYVPLVKKRLGLLDTAVIVSTGPSLTKQLPILKKFAPYVSVISVDASYPILLKNGIIPDYVTSIERGAKTSTFFEAKDKKMDKDIYFVVASLTHPDTIRNLKDRKMVLTMRPNTEERSLGLDQHGYLGIGHSTANQAYQLAYVLKHKNIVLIGQDLAYGKDGVSHAQGHRYYEEESEYDLYAPAYGGDGEVKTTFIWNLFKNQFEKDIEQSSKEDFVTYNCTEGGARINGAIERPFLEVMNELCKDKKVKKLPNVQKVSEQVANKNMLKLYKNINKKIAIQTLAKQKIEKVFLKVVPKIDELIKLRDESKADESFFPKLVKISNDIDVLKNTLANKKFVKYIGNILGISVNFQELELAKIAVAPSDTTMQKVNKLFEWLEMHKYWLFSAAGGLNADIETTQRASKNLIKEMKKRKILPVQKG, from the coding sequence ATGAGTAAAAAAAAGAGCGAAAAACAACAAGCACAAAATTTGCAGTCGGTTCAAAACCCAATATTTGCTAAAAACTTACAAGCACTTTTTCAGCAAGACGAAGCTTTGGCTGTCAGGCTTTTTTCTATGGAAGGAAATGAAAAATTTGATGTTTTTATGGGGAAAGACCCAGTTGATATAAACATAATAAATAAAGAGAATTTTAAATACATTTATGAAAAGCCGGTTAGTGATGTTCATAATATGCTAGATAGTACCGAAAAAGAGTATAAGAGATATCCGATTATGTATTTTTACGGACTTGGAAACGGCATTTTTTATAAAGGACTTTTGTATAATGACTCGCACAAGCGTATCATAGTTATAGAGCCTGAGCTTGAGATCATATATATAGTTTTAAATTTGCTTGATTTGTCTAAAGAGCTTGCTAGTGAGCGACTTATCCTTTTTTATTCTGAAAATGTAACCTTTTCACAGCTTTATTTTTTGATAGCAAAAAAAGATATATCGCCTTTTATCAAGTTGTATGATATGCATATCCACTCTTATTTTTATGATGATTATGGCGATGATTATGAGCGCATAAACAGATACTTTACAGAGGCTTTCGTCCAGTATGCTGCATCTTGTGGTAATAGCATCGATGATAACTTGCAGGGTATAGAGCAAAATTTAATAAATGTTGTACATATGATAACAAACTACCCATATGTTCCGCTTGTTAAAAAAAGACTCGGCTTGCTAGATACGGCGGTTATAGTTTCAACTGGACCATCTTTAACAAAGCAACTACCCATACTTAAAAAATTTGCACCATATGTTAGCGTTATAAGTGTTGACGCATCTTATCCGATACTTCTTAAAAACGGTATTATTCCAGACTATGTTACATCGATTGAAAGAGGGGCTAAAACCTCAACTTTTTTTGAAGCAAAAGATAAGAAAATGGACAAAGATATATATTTTGTCGTAGCTTCATTAACGCACCCTGATACGATTAGAAATTTAAAAGATAGAAAAATGGTTTTAACAATGAGACCAAATACCGAAGAGAGATCTTTGGGACTTGATCAGCATGGATATTTAGGTATTGGACATAGCACAGCAAATCAAGCATATCAGCTAGCATATGTTTTAAAGCATAAAAATATCGTTTTAATAGGTCAAGACTTGGCTTATGGCAAAGATGGCGTTAGCCATGCGCAAGGGCATAGATACTATGAAGAAGAAAGCGAATATGACCTTTATGCTCCAGCTTATGGTGGAGATGGCGAAGTAAAGACAACTTTTATATGGAATTTATTTAAAAATCAATTTGAAAAAGATATAGAGCAGTCGTCAAAAGAGGACTTTGTTACATATAACTGTACCGAGGGTGGCGCAAGGATAAATGGAGCTATAGAAAGACCATTTTTGGAAGTTATGAACGAACTTTGCAAGGATAAAAAAGTAAAAAAACTACCAAATGTACAAAAGGTAAGTGAGCAAGTGGCTAATAAAAATATGCTAAAACTATATAAAAATATCAATAAAAAAATTGCCATTCAAACACTTGCAAAACAAAAGATAGAAAAGGTCTTTTTAAAAGTAGTCCCAAAGATAGATGAGCTGATAAAATTAAGAGATGAAAGCAAGGCAGACGAAAGCTTTTTCCCTAAACTAGTAAAAATTTCAAACGATATAGATGTTTTAAAAAATACTCTAGCAAATAAAAAATTTGTAAAATATATAGGAAACATTCTTGGTATATCTGTGAATTTTCAAGAGCTTGAGCTTGCTAAGATAGCTGTTGCTCCAAGTGATACAACTATGCAAAAAGTAAATAAGCTTTTTGAGTGGTTAGAGATGCATAAATACTGGCTTTTCTCGGCTGCTGGCGGCTTAAATGCAGATATAGAAACAACGCAAAGAGCGAGTAAAAACCTTATAAAAGAGATGAAAAAGCGAAAAATACTGCCAGTACAAAAGGGCTAA
- a CDS encoding acyl carrier protein: protein MKEIIKQTFLEVVSQMGAELLVSEITDDMVLLESGLDSLGFATLVATLEEKLDFDPFTMMDEPFFPVTFGEFVGIYEKMNPNR, encoded by the coding sequence ATGAAAGAGATTATAAAACAGACATTTTTAGAAGTAGTTTCGCAGATGGGCGCAGAGCTTTTAGTAAGCGAGATAACTGATGATATGGTTCTTTTAGAGAGTGGGCTTGACTCACTTGGTTTTGCTACTTTGGTTGCTACACTTGAAGAAAAGCTTGACTTTGATCCGTTTACGATGATGGATGAGCCATTTTTCCCAGTTACTTTTGGGGAGTTTGTTGGAATTTATGAAAAGATGAATCCAAACAGATGA
- a CDS encoding LegC family aminotransferase has translation MQQIIDFIKEKFSTDGFIPLHEPKFVGNEKRYLNECIDSGYVSSVGKFVEIFEQKLASITGSKYAVATTNGTCALHAALVLSGVRNGDEVITQPLSFVATANAISYCGAKPIFLDVELTNLALDPKALSDFLEKNCEIKDGLCINKTTKKTIRACVPMHTFGLVSDILEIKKICDHWHITLVEDAAESLGSYENGVHTGNFGLFGAFSFNGNKIVTSGGGGAIVTNDENLAKIAKHITTTAKVPHAYEYVHDMSGFNYRMPNLNAALLVAQLENLELFLKAKRKLHDEYEKFFKDFDDVKLISQRAGTCSNYWLNAIMFNSKARRDEFLEFSNKNGVMTRPVWRLLNQLEMFKDCQTDELVNAKFLQDRIVNIPSSAVL, from the coding sequence ATGCAACAAATTATTGATTTTATAAAAGAAAAGTTTAGCACTGATGGTTTTATACCTTTGCACGAGCCCAAATTTGTAGGCAACGAAAAGCGTTATCTAAATGAATGTATCGATAGCGGATATGTTTCAAGTGTTGGAAAATTTGTGGAGATTTTTGAACAAAAATTAGCTAGTATAACTGGCTCAAAATACGCTGTTGCGACCACAAATGGCACTTGTGCCCTTCATGCTGCTCTTGTCTTGTCTGGCGTAAGAAACGGCGATGAGGTTATAACTCAGCCACTTAGCTTTGTTGCCACTGCAAATGCTATTAGCTACTGCGGTGCAAAGCCTATTTTTTTAGATGTTGAGCTAACAAATTTAGCACTTGACCCAAAGGCTTTAAGTGATTTTTTAGAAAAAAACTGTGAGATAAAAGATGGTCTTTGTATAAACAAAACTACAAAAAAAACTATAAGAGCTTGTGTGCCTATGCACACTTTTGGGCTTGTAAGTGATATTTTGGAGATTAAGAAAATTTGCGATCACTGGCACATAACGCTTGTTGAAGATGCGGCTGAGAGCTTGGGAAGCTATGAAAATGGCGTTCATACTGGAAATTTTGGCTTATTTGGCGCATTTTCTTTTAATGGCAATAAGATAGTAACAAGCGGTGGTGGTGGAGCTATAGTTACAAATGATGAGAATTTAGCAAAAATAGCAAAACACATCACAACGACTGCAAAAGTACCGCACGCTTATGAGTATGTGCATGATATGAGTGGATTTAACTACCGTATGCCAAATTTAAATGCGGCACTTTTGGTGGCTCAGCTTGAAAATTTAGAGCTTTTTTTAAAGGCAAAACGAAAACTTCACGATGAATATGAGAAATTTTTTAAAGATTTTGATGATGTGAAGCTTATTAGTCAAAGAGCGGGTACTTGCTCAAACTACTGGCTAAACGCCATAATGTTTAACTCAAAAGCAAGGCGCGATGAGTTTTTGGAATTTAGCAATAAAAATGGCGTTATGACGCGTCCTGTTTGGAGACTTTTAAATCAGCTTGAGATGTTTAAGGATTGCCAAACTGATGAGCTTGTCAATGCAAAATTTTTACAAGATAGGATAGTAAATATCCCAAGCTCGGCGGTATTGTAA
- a CDS encoding alpha/beta hydrolase, with amino-acid sequence MKIQNLTLSFMLTTSLLGGNLMASNNVVPSSMAQITTTSEITQIWDKTFVKSDKVEHKKVRFKNHYGISLVGDLYTPKNLPAIIVSGPFGAVKEQSSGLHAHELAKRGFITLAFDPSFTGESGGEPRGMASPDINSEDVSAAVDFVGLLPNVDREKIGALGICGFSGMSLTAATSDTRIKAVATTAMYDMSSSIGHGMGDGYTKKERETVLEYINLQRWEDAKSGTYARNYHEVPVVDGKALLSDKILPETLDDDPHPVLAVFFDYYRTKRGYHARSLNSNSAWLAQMPTAFFQFKLYDNIKDMNKPVLFVNGENSHSLHFSKRAYEIANEPKELVVVPNAHHVDLYDNYKKFHLINLSSFLGKI; translated from the coding sequence ATGAAAATTCAAAATTTAACACTTAGTTTTATGCTAACTACAAGCTTATTAGGAGGAAATTTAATGGCTTCAAATAATGTCGTGCCAAGTTCTATGGCGCAAATCACAACTACCTCAGAAATTACCCAAATTTGGGATAAAACATTTGTAAAATCAGACAAAGTAGAACATAAAAAAGTGAGATTTAAAAATCACTACGGTATTAGCTTAGTAGGCGATCTTTATACGCCTAAAAATTTACCAGCCATAATTGTAAGCGGTCCGTTTGGAGCGGTCAAAGAACAAAGTAGCGGTCTTCATGCTCACGAACTTGCCAAAAGGGGATTTATCACGCTTGCTTTTGATCCAAGTTTTACAGGTGAGAGTGGTGGCGAGCCTCGGGGTATGGCAAGTCCTGATATAAACAGCGAAGATGTGAGCGCGGCGGTTGATTTTGTGGGGTTATTGCCAAATGTTGATAGAGAAAAGATCGGTGCGTTAGGGATTTGTGGGTTTTCTGGTATGTCGCTTACTGCTGCTACCTCTGATACTCGCATAAAAGCTGTCGCAACCACTGCGATGTATGATATGTCAAGTTCTATTGGGCACGGAATGGGTGATGGATACACTAAAAAAGAGCGCGAGACCGTGCTTGAGTATATAAATCTTCAGCGTTGGGAGGATGCAAAATCTGGTACCTATGCAAGAAATTATCACGAAGTGCCAGTAGTTGATGGTAAAGCACTTCTTAGTGATAAAATTTTACCTGAAACTTTAGACGATGATCCGCACCCTGTTTTGGCTGTATTTTTTGATTATTACCGCACAAAAAGAGGTTATCATGCTCGCTCGCTAAACTCAAACTCAGCATGGCTAGCACAAATGCCAACGGCGTTTTTTCAGTTTAAATTATATGATAATATCAAAGATATGAATAAACCCGTGCTTTTTGTAAATGGTGAAAACTCGCATTCATTGCACTTTTCAAAGAGAGCTTATGAGATAGCAAATGAGCCAAAAGAGCTTGTGGTAGTGCCAAATGCACACCATGTTGATCTTTATGACAATTATAAAAAATTCCATTTGATAAATTTGAGCAGTTTTTTAGGGAAAATTTAA
- a CDS encoding acetyl-CoA carboxylase biotin carboxylase subunit, giving the protein MQIKKVLIANRGEIALRALRTIKEMGKEAIVVYSTADKDALYVKYADAAICIGNPRSSDSYLNIPAIISAAEISGADAIFPGYGFLSENQNFVEICAKHNLKFIGPSVEAMALMSDKSKAKQVMQRAGVPVIPGSDGAISDIKVAKELAKKIGYPVILKAAAGGGGRGMRMVEREEDLEKAFWSAESEAMTAFGDGTMYMEKYILNPRHIEVQVIGDSKGNVIHVGERDCSMQRRHQKLIEESPAILLDDETRKRLHETAIRATKAIGYEGAGTFEFLVDKNLDFYFIEMNTRLQVEHCVSEMVSGLDIIEWMIRVAEGESLPSQESIKLNGHAIECRITAEDPKSFTPSPGEITKYVAPAGRNVRMESHVYQGYSVPPYYDSMIGKLVVWDEDRNKAIQKMHVALEQLVVGGIKTTRDFHINMMKNKDFLTNNYDTNYLSKH; this is encoded by the coding sequence ATGCAAATTAAAAAAGTACTCATCGCAAACCGCGGAGAGATCGCGCTGCGTGCTTTGCGAACTATCAAAGAGATGGGAAAAGAGGCGATAGTTGTATATTCAACAGCGGATAAAGATGCGCTTTATGTAAAATACGCTGACGCTGCCATTTGCATAGGCAACCCTCGCTCAAGCGATAGCTATCTAAATATCCCAGCCATCATATCAGCCGCTGAGATAAGCGGTGCAGACGCGATATTTCCAGGATATGGCTTTTTGAGCGAAAATCAAAATTTTGTCGAAATTTGCGCAAAACACAACCTAAAATTTATAGGTCCAAGCGTAGAAGCCATGGCTTTAATGAGCGATAAAAGCAAAGCAAAGCAGGTTATGCAGCGTGCTGGTGTGCCAGTCATACCTGGTTCAGATGGCGCGATAAGCGATATAAAAGTGGCAAAAGAGCTAGCTAAAAAGATAGGCTATCCAGTCATCTTAAAAGCAGCAGCTGGCGGTGGTGGTCGCGGCATGAGAATGGTAGAGCGCGAAGAGGATTTAGAAAAGGCATTTTGGTCAGCTGAAAGTGAGGCTATGACAGCATTTGGCGACGGTACTATGTATATGGAAAAATACATTCTAAACCCACGCCACATCGAGGTTCAAGTCATTGGTGATAGCAAAGGAAATGTCATACATGTAGGCGAGCGAGACTGCTCAATGCAACGTCGCCATCAAAAGCTAATTGAAGAAAGCCCTGCGATTTTACTAGATGATGAAACACGCAAAAGACTACACGAAACAGCTATCCGTGCGACTAAGGCTATCGGATATGAAGGAGCTGGAACATTTGAGTTTTTGGTAGATAAAAATTTAGACTTTTACTTTATAGAGATGAATACCAGACTTCAAGTTGAGCACTGCGTAAGCGAAATGGTAAGCGGACTTGATATAATCGAGTGGATGATACGCGTAGCAGAAGGCGAGAGCCTACCATCTCAAGAGAGCATAAAACTAAATGGTCATGCTATCGAGTGCAGAATAACCGCCGAAGATCCAAAGAGCTTTACGCCAAGTCCTGGCGAGATAACAAAGTATGTTGCTCCAGCAGGCAGAAATGTCCGAATGGAGAGCCATGTTTATCAAGGATATAGCGTGCCACCATACTATGATAGTATGATAGGAAAGCTAGTGGTTTGGGATGAAGATCGTAATAAAGCTATACAAAAAATGCATGTTGCCCTTGAGCAACTGGTAGTAGGTGGCATAAAAACGACACGCGATTTTCATATAAATATGATGAAAAATAAAGACTTTTTGACAAACAACTACGATACAAACTATCTATCAAAGCACTAA
- a CDS encoding UDP-N-acetylglucosamine 4,6-dehydratase, with protein sequence MEILRLIGRDRELFNDDITAHESTICDIIKSSSFLVIGGAGSIGSAVVKEIFKRDPKILHVVDISENNLVELVRDIRSSFGYTSGEFATFALDVGSEIFDAFIAKNHYDYVLNLSALKHVRSEKDAFTLMRLIDVNIFNTDKTIRQTTKNSGKKYFCVSTDKAANPVNMMGASKRIMELFALRRSQDIEISMARFANVAFSDGSLLHGFNERIKKLQPIVAPNDIKRYFVTPKESGELCLMSAIFGQNMDIFFPKLSQNLHLITFADIAVKYLQNLGYEPYICADENEARAKAKELSKLKKWACLFTVSDTTGEKDFEEFFTDNEVLDMDKFQNIGVIKNSLKFDAKKLDVFEKNIKALKSSGRWNKEQILAEFFEVLPDFAHKEMGKYLDGKM encoded by the coding sequence GTGGAAATTTTAAGACTCATAGGAAGAGATAGGGAGCTCTTTAATGACGATATAACCGCACATGAAAGCACGATTTGTGATATTATAAAATCATCATCATTTTTAGTTATAGGTGGAGCTGGTAGTATAGGCTCTGCTGTTGTAAAAGAAATTTTTAAAAGAGATCCAAAAATCCTTCATGTTGTTGATATCTCAGAAAATAACCTAGTTGAACTCGTGCGTGATATTAGAAGCTCATTTGGCTACACTAGCGGTGAGTTTGCTACATTTGCACTAGATGTTGGGAGTGAAATTTTTGATGCATTTATCGCTAAAAATCATTATGATTATGTGCTAAATTTATCTGCACTCAAGCATGTTAGAAGCGAAAAAGATGCCTTTACTCTTATGCGACTTATTGATGTAAATATTTTTAACACAGATAAAACTATTAGGCAAACTACAAAAAACTCAGGCAAAAAATACTTTTGCGTTAGTACAGATAAGGCGGCAAATCCTGTAAATATGATGGGCGCTAGCAAGCGTATAATGGAGCTTTTTGCGTTAAGGCGTTCACAAGATATAGAAATTTCAATGGCTCGTTTTGCAAATGTTGCTTTTAGTGATGGTAGCTTGCTTCATGGTTTTAATGAGCGTATCAAAAAACTTCAGCCCATTGTCGCTCCAAATGACATAAAACGCTACTTTGTCACGCCAAAAGAAAGTGGAGAGCTTTGCTTGATGAGTGCTATTTTTGGACAAAATATGGACATATTTTTCCCAAAACTTAGTCAAAATTTACACCTTATAACATTTGCCGACATAGCCGTAAAATACTTGCAAAATTTAGGCTATGAGCCATATATTTGTGCCGATGAAAATGAGGCTAGAGCCAAGGCAAAAGAGCTTAGTAAATTAAAAAAATGGGCGTGTTTATTTACTGTAAGTGATACGACTGGTGAAAAGGATTTTGAAGAGTTTTTTACCGATAATGAAGTGCTTGATATGGATAAATTTCAAAATATCGGAGTTATTAAAAACTCACTTAAATTTGACGCTAAAAAACTTGATGTTTTTGAAAAGAACATAAAAGCCTTAAAAAGTAGTGGCAGATGGAATAAGGAGCAGATTTTGGCTGAATTTTTTGAAGTTTTGCCAGATTTTGCACATAAAGAGATGGGCAAGTATCTTGATGGCAAGATGTAG
- the accB gene encoding acetyl-CoA carboxylase biotin carboxyl carrier protein, which yields MKKEDIKELIEFFNQMDMNKIKIKDGEFEVELEKFSDCCELPKPAPQPVAPAPQPLNIQVVNEKPAVVQTHKNTLNSPMVGTFYAAPSPGAAPFAKVGQKVRKGDTIGIVEAMKIMNEIEAEFDCQITEILVADGQPVEFGMPLFGVEKI from the coding sequence ATGAAAAAAGAAGACATCAAAGAGCTTATCGAGTTTTTCAACCAAATGGATATGAATAAGATAAAGATAAAAGATGGTGAATTTGAAGTAGAACTTGAAAAATTTTCAGATTGTTGTGAGTTACCAAAGCCAGCTCCACAGCCAGTAGCTCCTGCACCACAGCCACTAAATATCCAAGTTGTTAATGAAAAACCAGCTGTCGTTCAAACACATAAAAACACGCTAAACTCGCCTATGGTAGGCACATTTTATGCTGCCCCAAGCCCAGGCGCTGCGCCATTTGCCAAAGTTGGTCAAAAGGTAAGAAAAGGCGACACTATCGGCATAGTTGAAGCAATGAAGATAATGAACGAGATAGAAGCTGAGTTTGACTGTCAGATAACTGAAATTCTCGTAGCTGACGGACAGCCTGTTGAGTTTGGTATGCCACTATTTGGCGTGGAGAAAATTTAA
- a CDS encoding NeuD/PglB/VioB family sugar acetyltransferase, whose translation MKENIVLIGGGGHARSCIDVIELENRFNIIGIVDNGLKKGTKVLDYEVLGSDSDLPEIFKICKNALICIGQIKTPEPRIKAYELALSLGFKLPSIISPLAYVSKYADVQDSSIIMHHAFINAGAKIGKNCIINSKALIEHDAVIGDHCHISTASVINGGVSVGAKSFFGSNSTSKEYVNIDENSIIGGGTSVFLARKM comes from the coding sequence ATGAAAGAAAACATAGTTCTTATAGGTGGTGGTGGGCATGCTAGGTCTTGCATTGATGTTATAGAACTTGAAAATAGATTTAATATAATCGGCATAGTTGATAATGGTCTAAAAAAAGGGACAAAAGTCTTAGACTATGAAGTTTTGGGTTCTGATAGCGATCTGCCTGAAATTTTTAAAATTTGTAAAAATGCATTAATTTGTATAGGTCAGATAAAAACTCCAGAACCACGCATTAAAGCCTATGAGCTTGCTTTGAGTCTTGGATTTAAACTACCAAGTATTATCTCTCCGTTAGCTTATGTTTCAAAATACGCTGATGTGCAAGATTCTAGTATTATCATGCACCATGCTTTTATAAATGCTGGTGCAAAGATTGGTAAAAATTGTATTATTAACTCAAAAGCACTTATTGAACATGATGCAGTGATTGGCGATCATTGCCATATAAGTACAGCAAGTGTTATAAACGGCGGTGTTAGTGTTGGAGCTAAGAGTTTTTTTGGAAGTAACTCTACCAGTAAAGAGTATGTAAATATAGATGAAAATTCTATAATAGGGGGGGGTACGAGCGTGTTTCTAGCTCGCAAAATGTAA
- a CDS encoding AMP-binding protein codes for MKILEQLQNIQPDKVAFINDSECVKYGDLFSLFEKNKDQILALNASCVSISARSRMEFAKLLSILDGSVSRILFLPSDIDKDLFESYYEQAEINYEVFLDNNVLKFNLIKKPANSTNEDIKTQWIVPTSGTTSIPKLVVHTLKSLSKTVKKDPKIGEKYSWGLTFDIYRFSGIQVFLQSLLGGSKLIIPEANLSIGDSVGLFAKYGCNIISATPSFYRKLLMTKSSDELKLKRATLGGEIADDAILQALKVKFKDIKLTHIYASTELGVGFCVSDARAGFPLSYISDGYENIKVKIDQDGILCVKLGDKNSYIGKEIDYDEQGYMKTGDLVKVDGDRVYFLGRSSGSINVGGNKVLPEEIEQKILELSFVKAVRVYAKSSAITGALVCADVVVSENFDKSIAKTKILNHCKNCMPSFKVPVILKFIDEIGVTYSGKIKRD; via the coding sequence ATGAAAATTTTAGAACAACTACAAAATATACAGCCAGACAAAGTTGCGTTTATCAATGATAGCGAGTGCGTTAAATACGGCGACTTGTTTAGCCTTTTTGAAAAAAATAAAGATCAAATTTTAGCTTTAAATGCAAGTTGTGTCTCTATAAGCGCTAGAAGTCGTATGGAGTTTGCAAAACTTTTAAGCATACTTGATGGGAGTGTTTCAAGGATACTTTTTTTACCAAGTGATATTGACAAGGACCTTTTTGAAAGCTATTATGAACAAGCAGAGATTAACTACGAGGTTTTTTTAGATAATAATGTTTTAAAATTTAACTTGATTAAAAAGCCTGCAAACAGTACAAATGAAGACATAAAGACCCAATGGATAGTTCCTACTTCTGGTACCACTAGCATTCCAAAACTTGTTGTTCATACGCTAAAAAGCCTTAGTAAAACTGTTAAAAAAGATCCAAAAATAGGCGAAAAATACTCTTGGGGACTTACATTTGATATTTACAGATTTTCTGGTATTCAGGTGTTTTTACAGTCTTTGCTTGGGGGCTCAAAGCTGATTATACCAGAGGCAAATTTAAGCATAGGAGATAGTGTTGGTTTATTTGCAAAATATGGTTGTAATATAATCTCAGCTACGCCATCTTTTTATAGAAAGCTTTTGATGACAAAAAGTAGTGATGAGCTAAAGCTAAAAAGAGCAACACTTGGCGGAGAGATAGCAGATGATGCCATTTTGCAAGCATTAAAAGTAAAATTTAAAGATATAAAACTGACTCATATATATGCATCAACTGAGCTTGGTGTGGGATTTTGCGTGAGTGATGCTCGAGCAGGATTTCCTTTATCGTATATATCTGATGGCTATGAAAATATCAAGGTAAAAATAGATCAAGATGGTATTTTATGTGTGAAACTAGGCGATAAAAATAGCTACATTGGTAAAGAGATAGACTATGATGAGCAAGGCTATATGAAGACTGGCGACCTTGTAAAAGTTGATGGGGATAGAGTGTATTTTTTGGGTAGAAGCTCTGGCTCTATAAATGTTGGTGGCAATAAAGTTTTGCCAGAGGAAATCGAACAAAAAATTTTAGAGCTTAGTTTTGTAAAAGCAGTTAGAGTATATGCAAAATCAAGCGCAATAACTGGAGCATTGGTTTGTGCAGATGTTGTTGTTAGTGAAAATTTTGATAAAAGTATCGCTAAGACTAAAATTTTAAATCATTGTAAAAATTGTATGCCAAGTTTTAAAGTGCCTGTGATTTTAAAATTTATAGATGAGATAGGCGTTACTTATAGTGGAAAGATTAAGCGAGATTAA
- the dcd gene encoding dCTP deaminase: MGLKSDKWIRKMSLEHDMIVPFAEEQVGRGVVSYGVSSYGYDIRVGDEFKIFTNIGGTVVDPKNFDEKNVVDFKGDVCIVPPNSFALASTVEYFNMPDDVLAICLGKSTYARCGIIVNVTPFEPGFRGHITIEISNTTPLPAKIYANEGIAQVLFLQGDEPCEVTYADKKGKYQAQEGITLPRILK; this comes from the coding sequence ATGGGACTAAAAAGCGATAAGTGGATACGTAAGATGAGTTTAGAACACGATATGATCGTGCCATTTGCCGAGGAGCAGGTGGGTCGCGGTGTGGTAAGCTACGGAGTTAGTAGCTATGGATATGATATACGCGTGGGCGATGAGTTTAAAATTTTTACAAATATCGGTGGCACGGTCGTAGATCCTAAGAATTTTGATGAGAAAAATGTGGTTGATTTTAAGGGCGATGTTTGTATCGTCCCGCCAAACTCGTTTGCGCTAGCAAGCACGGTCGAGTACTTTAATATGCCTGATGATGTTCTAGCCATCTGTCTTGGTAAAAGCACCTATGCAAGGTGCGGCATCATCGTAAATGTTACGCCATTTGAGCCGGGATTTAGGGGGCATATCACGATTGAGATCTCAAACACGACGCCACTTCCAGCTAAAATTTATGCAAACGAGGGTATAGCCCAGGTGCTGTTTTTACAAGGTGATGAGCCGTGCGAAGTGACATACGCTGATAAAAAGGGCAAGTATCAAGCACAAGAGGGCATAACTTTGCCTAGAATTTTAAAATAG